A single genomic interval of Anopheles marshallii chromosome 2, idAnoMarsDA_429_01, whole genome shotgun sequence harbors:
- the LOC128719400 gene encoding uncharacterized protein LOC128719400, translated as MSSLRSLILFACAVVVVWPGRTHAQSNYASQANSIEYQGEGLPEEATLDGKVTKLDDLSPIIFLNRTKAALNCAAGFMQVELKFNEPFYGKAYADYDRNSACQTSGKGDLSYRIDLPLKGCGTKQGPQRVFTNNIVVRFHPGLEMDGDEIITIVCRYPPPVAPIPAGLPAPIINEAAVIEPPLKGIQILFIICAIMFLTLLLLGLGVSYYCLRRRPIPIVRRVVHVGSGSEITALESGSIGSVSGFKVARPVVAVPPPIQSSSGSEGALIPSDYPSESQSENEEVETGSLPVSSRGSSSAYENGAYVHDGMSLASGDHHMQAYGQTHELHLASAALPPSPKFDIQVRVKRSPPPPSSLPSMSGSSMSDTESNSSTLVSHGGDRNNLSTILETQEDRDSVMTTESMAADGAQSHFTYVPELHTVPAHLDYPPSPPPMPRYNTTVTTSSTNRRWLEVPDGPRAHDTHSLTELVDASHLYQLTGTHVTSHTNRAEDAVQQLPEPPIAVYKKPELKSHVVDDLFLTTVTERTTIEDVERHKRLVTEYKARPVPVPAPPPPPIDPTWDVTIRNYEAQRQRQWEDFSDVSSASGAPSVASAHMPVPSSTYLPSAYAADELRSPELVGNMKPVELPPEDRSVSNWDVLIRVLQEVDMPDTSISTAALHTDLHRYPLQRQLSYDDKLKWKEIITTESTLRTMLSEAMVREDFERIRSDARYENLFEPRSWDVIIRILAPPEDVELRQSKRSKKRETWDTRSRRSSLPTLYEYDSDGDSSVRTITQEPQLVAATNLGYAAHAGSLASGSRSRRTSRSSYNSNNIDMRSMSEVIVDFGRMSGGPARSGSGGEPSEEGSSYIVSHSKAYFDDDDDEEARYDQRSLQRSLSHPSLARSASEFTERWIIPEDHLDLRADSEANNSSVYGSGTMDMDTRTTYIKQSRTTVSRERRDNW; from the exons ATGAGTTCGCTGCGAAGCTTAATATTATTCGCCTGCGCTGTCGTAGTGGTGTGGCCGGGAAGGACACACGCTCAATCGAACTATGCCTCGCAGGCCAATAGTATTGAGTACCAGGGCGAAGGTCTGCCGGAAGAAGCCACCCTGGATGGAAAG GTTACGAAACTGGACGATCTAAGCCCGATCATCTTCCTGAATCGAACGAAAGCGGCCCTCAACTGTGCCGCCGGCTTCATGCAGGTAGAGCTGAAGTTCAACGAACCGTTCTACGGTAAGGCGTACGCCGATTACGATCGCAACAGCGCTTGTCAGACGAGTGGTAAGGGTGATCTCAGCTATCGAATCGATCTCCCACTGAAAGGATGTGGAACGAAGCAG GGACCTCAACGAGTTTTCACGAACAATATTGTGGTACGGTTCCATCCGGGTCTTGAGATGGATGGCGACGAAATCATCACGATCGTGTGTCGATATCCACCACCAGTTGCACCAATTCCGGCAGGTCTTCCAGCTCCGAT CATTAACGAGGCTGCCGTTATTGAACCACCACTGAAGGGTATTCAGATTCTGTTCATCATCTGCGCCATCATGTTCCTTACGTTGCTCCTGCTCGGCTTGGGAGTATCCTACTACTGTCTACGCCGCCGTCCGATTCCGATCGTTCGTCGTGTGGTCCACGTTGGTAGCGGTTCCGAGATTACTGCCCTTGAAAGCGGAAGCATAG GAAGCGTATCAGGATTTAAGGTGGCACGTCCGGTTGTTGCCGTGCCGCCTCCAATTCAGAGCTCTTCCGGTAGCGAAGGTGCCCTGATCCCGTCGGACTATCCGAGTGAGTCACAGTCAGAGAACGAGGAGGTGGAGACGGGATCGCTGCCGGTGAGCTCGCGTGGTAGCAGCAGTGCCTACGAGAATGGCGCATATGTCCACGATGGAATGAGTCTTGCCTCGGGCGACCATCACATGCAGGCGTACGGACAGACGCATGAACTTCATCTGGCGAGTGCGGCGTTGCCACCATCGCCCAAGTTCGACATCCAGGTTCGGGTGAAACGGTCCCCGCCACCACCGTCCTCGCTGCCCTCGATGAGTGGCTCGTCGATGTCGGACACCgagagcaacagcagcacgcTCGTGAGCCATGGCGGAGATCGCAACAACCTGTCGACGATTCTCGAGACACAGGAAGACCGTGACAGTGTGATGACCACGGAGTCGATGGCTGCGGATGGAGCTCAATCGCACTTTACCTACGTTCCGGAGTTGCATACGGTTCCGGCACATCTCGACTACCCGCccagtccaccaccgatgccgcGCTATAACACAACG GTAACGACCTCGAGCACCAACCGACGCTGGCTGGAGGTACCAGACGGGCCGCGCGCCCACGACACACACTCGCTGACCGAGCTCGTGGACGCGTCGCACCTCTATCAGCTAACTGGCACGCACGTCACTAGCCATACTAACCGCGCCGAGGACGCGGTGCAGCAGCTGCCCGAGCCACCGATCGCCGTGTACAAAAAGCCTGAACTCAAGTCTCACGTTGTAGATGACCTGTTCCTCACGACCGTCACCGAGCGTACGACCATCGAGGACGTCGAGCGGCACAAGCGGCTGGTGACGGAGTACAAGGCCCGACCGGTGCCAGTACCCGCTCCGCCGCCGCCACCCATCGATCCCACTTGGGACGTCACGATTCGCAACTATGAGGCGCAACGTCAGCGCCAGTGGGAAGACTTCTCGGATGTGTCCAGCGCTTCCGGTGCACCATCGGTTGCATCCGCCCACATGCCAGTGCCTTCCTCGACCTACCTGCCGAGCGCGTATGCGGCCGACGAGCTGCGTAGCCCCGAGCTGGTCGGTAACATGAAGCCGGTGGAGTTGCCGCCGGAGGATCGCTCCGTCTCGAACTGGGACGTGCTGATCCGGGTATTGCAGGAGGTCGACATGCCGGACACATCCATCTCAACGGCCGCACTGCACACCGATCTGCATCGTTATCCATTGCAGCGCCAGCTAAGCTACGACGACAAGCTGAAGTGGAAGGAGATCATCACGACTGAATCGACCCTGCG CACGATGCTGTCGGAGGCAATGGTTCGAGAGGACTTTGAACGAATCCGTTCGGATGCGCGTTATGAGAACTTGTTCGAGCCACGCTCCTGGGACGTCATCATACGCATTCTGGCGCCACCGGAGGACGTGGAGTTGCGTCAGTCAAAGCGTAGCAAGAAGCGCGAAACCTGGGACACTCGATCTCGTCGTAGCTCGCTGCCGACGTTGTACGAGTACGATAGTGACGGTGACTCTTCCGTACGCACGATCACCCAGGAGCCCCAATTGGTGGCAGCAACAAACCTGGGCTACGCCGCCCATGCAGGTTCACTCGCGAGCGGATCTCGTTCGCGCCGAACCTCCCGTTCTTCGTATAACTCGAACAACATCGACATGCGCTCGATGTCCGAGGTGATTGTGGACTTTGGACGGATGAGCGGAGGTCCGGCCCGTTCCGGAAGTGGTGGTGAACCGTCAGAAGAGGGCAGTTCGTACATTGTGTCCCACAGCAAGGCTTActtcgatgatgatgacgatgaggagGCACGGTATGATCAGCGCTCACTGCAGCGTTCTCTGAGCCATCCGAGCTTGGCTCGCTCGGCTAGTGAGTTCACCGAGCGTTGGATCATCCCCGAGGACCATCTTGACCTTCGAGCCGACTCGGAAGCG AATAACTCGTCGGTGTATGGTTCGGGTACGATGGACATGGACACGAGGACGACGTACATCAAGCAGAGCCGCACGACGGTGAGCCGCGAACGACGCGACAACTGGTAG
- the LOC128709484 gene encoding innexin shaking-B isoform X2 translates to MLDIFRGLKSLVKISHVNTDSPVFRLHYSITVIILMSFSLIVTTRQYVGNPIDCVHTKDIPEDVLNTYCWIHSTYALKSMFLKKVGTEVPYPGVGSSEGKTLDKKIYKYYQWVCFCLFFQAILFYTPRWLWKSWEGGKIHALMMDLDIGICSEIEKKQKKKLLLDYLWDNLRYHNWWAYRYYVCEFLSLCNVIGQMFLMNRFFDGEFMTFGLDVITHMEADQEDRMDPMIYIFPRMTKCTFYKYGVSGEVERHDAICILPLNVVNEKIYIFLWFWFIILTILTTLTLFYRIIIIFSPRMRVYLLRLRFRLVRRDAIEIIVRRSKMGDWFLLYRLGENLDSIIFRDVMQDLANRLHNNQHHRVPGMKGEIQDA, encoded by the exons ATGTTGGATATCTTCCGTGGCTTGAAGAGTCTCGTTAAGATCAGCCATGTAAATACCGACTCGCCCGTGTTCCGACTGCACTACTCGATCACCGTTATCATACTGATGTCCTTCTCGCTGATCGTCACCACGCGCCAATATGTCGGCAACCCGATCGATTGTGTGCACACGAAGGACATACCGGAGGATGTGCTGAACACGTACTGCTGGATCCACTCGACCTACGCGCTCAAGAGCATGTTCCTCAAGAAGGTCGGCACTGAAGTACCGTATCCGGGCGTCGGCAGCTCCGAGGGCAAAACGTTGGATAAGAAAATTTACAAATACTATCAGTGGGTCTGTTTCTGTCTCTTCTTCCAG GCCATACTTTTTTACACACCAAGATGGCTCTGGAAATCGTGGGAAGGAGGAAAAATTCATGCGCTTATGATGGACCTAGACATAGGCATCTgttccgaaatcgaaaaaaagcaaaagaaaaagctaCTTCTTGACTACCTATGGGATAACCTGAG ATATCACAACTGGTGGGCTTACAGATACTATGTTTGCGAATTTTTATCACTGTGCAATGTGATAG GCCAAATGTTTCTAATGAATCGATTCTTCGACGGAGAGTTCATGACGTTTGGGCTCGATGTAATAACGCACATGGAGGCTGACCAGGAAGATAGGATGGATCCAATGATCTACATTTTCCCGAGAATGACCAAATGTACATTCTACAAATATGGTGTCAGCGGAGAA GTTGAGCGACACGATGCCATATGTATTCTGCCACTGAATGTTGTAAACGAAAAGATTTACATCTTTCTATGGTTTTGGTTCATCATTTTAACGATACTAACCACGTTAACGTTATTTTATcgaattattataattttttctcCACGAATGCGAGTCTATTTATTGCGATTAAGGTTTAG GTTAGTTCGTCGAGATGCTATTGAAATCATAGTAAGACGTTCTAAAATGGGCGATTGGTTTTTATTATATAGATTAGGAGAAAATTTAGATAGTATTATATTTCGTGATGTTATGCAAGATTTAGCGAATCGTCTACATAATAACCAACACCATCGTGTACCTGGTATGAAAGGTGAAATACAGGATGCATGA